A section of the Anabaena cylindrica PCC 7122 genome encodes:
- a CDS encoding nuclear transport factor 2 family protein has protein sequence MTASEFIREIQISGITEPTILLYFTTLNAGEFTATAGLFAEDGVMHPPLESAIVGRDAIATYLHQEAQNIKAEPYQGITENLVTNQIQIQIQVTGKVQTSWCSVNALWLFILNHQKQIVDARIKLLASRQELIALRPPEN, from the coding sequence ATGACAGCTAGTGAATTTATAAGAGAAATTCAGATTTCGGGAATTACAGAACCGACTATCTTGCTTTATTTTACAACTTTAAACGCTGGAGAGTTTACAGCGACGGCTGGGTTATTTGCGGAAGATGGTGTAATGCACCCACCATTAGAGTCTGCTATTGTGGGAAGAGATGCGATCGCTACCTACCTGCATCAAGAAGCGCAAAACATTAAAGCCGAACCCTATCAAGGAATTACTGAAAATTTGGTAACTAATCAAATCCAAATCCAAATTCAAGTCACAGGAAAAGTACAAACATCTTGGTGTAGTGTTAACGCTCTCTGGCTATTTATCCTTAATCACCAAAAACAAATTGTCGATGCCAGAATCAAACTTTTAGCCTCTAGGCAAGAGTTAATTGCTTTGCGTCCACCAGAGAATTAA
- a CDS encoding ATP-binding protein, which translates to MKSELHVPSDLIFVNIVEAWLLGCLKIQMGESVDWSAQSSRLRLALVEAYTNTVRHAHKNQPHLPILLRLELKDHKLLLEIWDYGQGFDMSTYFPPDPTEKKEGGYGWLIMNRLMDKVEYQLQINGANCLKLEATLPKD; encoded by the coding sequence ATGAAAAGTGAGCTTCACGTACCAAGTGACTTAATTTTTGTAAATATCGTTGAAGCTTGGTTGCTAGGATGCTTAAAAATCCAGATGGGAGAATCTGTGGATTGGTCAGCCCAATCCAGTCGTTTACGCTTGGCGTTGGTGGAAGCGTATACTAACACTGTCCGTCATGCTCACAAAAATCAGCCTCATCTGCCAATTTTGCTACGTTTGGAACTAAAAGATCACAAATTGTTGCTGGAAATTTGGGATTACGGCCAAGGCTTTGATATGTCTACCTATTTTCCTCCTGATCCGACGGAAAAAAAAGAAGGTGGTTATGGGTGGCTGATTATGAATCGTCTCATGGACAAGGTAGAGTATCAGTTGCAGATTAATGGTGCTAACTGTCTCAAGCTAGAAGCTACTCTGCCCAAAGATTGA
- a CDS encoding SpoIIE family protein phosphatase — MTEKDQEKLKLMVVDDEPDNLDLLYRTFWRNFKVYKANNAHDALAILDQVGEMAVIISDQRMPDMNGTELFSRTVERFPDTIRILLTGFTDVEDLVDAINSGQVFKYITKPWKPEQLKALVEQGCDTYKLVKKRTKELRHALRRESLFNAVTTAIRQSFDYDSILQKIVCTIGKTFAATSCVLRLVEEDRLIQTQFSYQDSKDPEFSLPFNPIPLIEEVLQTQHYQIIQDIHHDNPYHCLVVPFTYQQHLLAVMTLYQWGSEHPWPEEDIQLLTGVAEQAALALSQAKLYQSLQEKQQQIHLELEVARQIQNNLLRQTLPDLDGLKVQACCYPAREVGGDFFEVFVHPKGELWLAVGDVSGKGVPAALFMASAISLLRRELSQESPAEPNVVMQNLNFALSDDLISNNYFITLVIASYTPATQELVYANAGHIYPLLWSQSENVVTQPNYLKIRSVPLGILPKWQSQSERLKLTSGDTLLLASDGITEAKVSLYSKSLKNTDGSSRSIQPTMLNQEGLWQLIQEQPQSLSLKHLIARIQADNHVQEDDQTILSLEVM, encoded by the coding sequence ATGACCGAGAAAGATCAAGAAAAACTCAAGCTAATGGTGGTAGATGATGAACCAGATAACTTGGACTTACTCTACCGTACTTTTTGGCGAAATTTTAAAGTATATAAAGCAAATAATGCCCATGATGCTTTGGCAATTTTAGATCAAGTAGGAGAGATGGCTGTGATTATCTCTGATCAAAGAATGCCAGATATGAACGGCACGGAATTGTTCAGTCGCACCGTGGAACGCTTTCCCGATACAATTCGGATTTTGTTGACCGGTTTTACTGATGTCGAAGATTTAGTCGATGCAATTAACTCTGGTCAAGTATTTAAATACATCACTAAACCTTGGAAGCCTGAACAACTAAAAGCATTAGTCGAGCAAGGCTGTGATACATATAAATTAGTAAAAAAGCGTACAAAAGAATTACGTCATGCCCTAAGACGAGAATCTTTATTTAACGCCGTCACCACCGCAATTCGACAATCCTTTGACTATGACAGCATCTTACAAAAAATTGTCTGTACTATTGGCAAAACCTTTGCTGCAACTAGTTGTGTACTCAGACTAGTAGAAGAAGATCGCCTAATACAAACCCAGTTTTCCTATCAAGATTCCAAAGACCCAGAGTTCAGTTTACCCTTCAACCCTATCCCCTTAATTGAAGAAGTTCTCCAAACTCAACACTATCAAATAATTCAAGATATACATCATGACAATCCTTATCACTGCTTAGTTGTCCCATTTACCTACCAACAGCACTTACTAGCTGTGATGACTCTCTATCAATGGGGCAGTGAGCATCCTTGGCCAGAGGAAGACATTCAACTCCTTACAGGTGTAGCAGAACAAGCAGCTTTAGCTCTCTCCCAAGCCAAACTCTACCAAAGCCTGCAAGAAAAACAACAGCAAATCCACCTGGAATTGGAAGTTGCTCGCCAAATTCAAAATAATCTGCTCCGTCAAACTTTACCTGATCTTGACGGTCTCAAAGTACAAGCCTGCTGTTATCCAGCACGGGAAGTAGGAGGTGATTTTTTTGAAGTGTTTGTTCATCCTAAAGGTGAATTGTGGTTAGCAGTCGGTGATGTTTCTGGTAAAGGTGTCCCAGCGGCTCTATTTATGGCTAGTGCTATTTCTTTATTACGTCGGGAATTATCCCAAGAATCACCAGCCGAGCCGAATGTTGTTATGCAGAATCTTAACTTTGCTTTATCTGATGACTTAATCAGCAATAATTACTTTATTACCCTTGTCATTGCATCTTACACCCCGGCTACTCAGGAACTTGTCTATGCTAACGCCGGCCATATTTATCCACTATTGTGGTCACAGTCGGAAAATGTGGTGACTCAACCAAATTACCTCAAAATCCGCAGTGTCCCCTTGGGTATCCTACCAAAGTGGCAATCACAGTCTGAGCGATTGAAACTTACTTCTGGAGACACATTACTGTTAGCTAGTGATGGTATTACGGAAGCTAAAGTATCACTATATTCAAAGTCACTCAAAAATACTGATGGTAGTAGTCGATCTATTCAGCCTACCATGCTAAATCAGGAAGGTCTTTGGCAACTGATCCAAGAGCAACCTCAATCACTGTCTCTCAAACATTTAATCGCTCGTATTCAAGCAGATAACCATGTGCAAGAAGATGACCAAACAATCCTCTCTCTGGAGGTTATGTAA